The following coding sequences are from one Rhineura floridana isolate rRhiFlo1 chromosome 2, rRhiFlo1.hap2, whole genome shotgun sequence window:
- the JMJD7 gene encoding bifunctional peptidase and (3S)-lysyl hydroxylase JMJD7: MAEADTEGEALRAARRCLMGFPAEARELCFTDSVPYLDSLPSPLEFYREWVCPNKPCIIRNAFNHWPALKKWTLAYLREIMSSKLVSVAVTPNGYADAVYQDWFVTPEERHMPFSAFLDIVEKKVTSPGVFYVQKQCSNLTEEFPELMGDVEPDIPWMSEAVGKKPDAVNFWLGESAAVTSLHKDHYENLYYVISGAKHFLLHPPSDRPFIPYEMYPPATYHIAEDGSFEVVHEKVAEKVPWIPVDPLNPDLERFPEYAQAKPLRCTVKSGEMLYLPSLWFHHVQQSHGCIAVNYWYDMEYDLKYSYYQLLDSLTKAVVLK, from the exons AGTTGTGTTTCACGGATTCTGTGCCATATCTTGATAGCCTTCCATCTCCCTTGGAATTCTATCGGGAATGGGTGTGTCCAAACAAACCATGTATAATTCGGAATGCATTCAACCATTGGCCAGCTCTGAAGAAGTGGACGTTAGCTTACCTCAG GGAAATCATGAGCTCCAAGTTGGTGAGTGTGGCAGTAACTCCAAATGGTTATGCTGATGCAGTTTATCAGGACTGGTTTGTTACGCCAGAAGAACGGCACATGCCTTTCAGTGCTTTCTTGGACATTGTGgagaaaaaagtaacttctccaggAGTGTTCTATGTGCAGAAACAGTGCTCGAACCTAACTGAAGAATTCCCTGAACTCATGGGTGATGTGGAGCCTGATATCCCTTGGATGAGTGAGGCAGTTG GAAAGAAGCCTGATGCTGTTAATTTCTGGCTGGGAGAATCTGCGGCAGTGACATCTT TACACAAAGACCATTATGAAAACTTGTACTATGTGATCTCTGGAGCGAAACATTTTCTGCTGCATCCACCAAGTGACCGTCCCTTCATCCCATATG AGATGTATCCACCAGCAACCTACCACATAGCAGAAGATGGGTCATTTGAGGTTGTGCATGAGAAAGTTGCAGAGAAG GTGCCCTGGATTCCAGTAGATCCTTTAAATCCAGATCTAGAACGATTTCCAGAATATGCCCAGGCAAAGCCTTTGCGGTGCACTGTGAAATCAGGAGAGATGTTGTATCTCCCTTCCCTCTGGTTCCATCATGTTCAGCAGTCACATGGATGCATAGCAG TGAATTATTGGTACGATATGGAATATGATCTTAAATACTCTTATTATCAGCTGCTGGATTCTCTCACAAAAGCTGTAGTACTGAAGTAG
- the LOC133377372 gene encoding acyl-coenzyme A thioesterase 1-like: MEARILVLPSPTGLCDDPVQVKIEGLSPLQEVTLRASLVDENGELFQSFAFYRAASDGELDLSCSASLGGSYSGVEPMGLLWSLESKTPSKRLAKRNVLTPFCVTYEVYEGRGVTGPLLSKCCSERRFLAEGVERIPVRQGRLKGTFFRPPGPGPFPGLIDLYGSGGGLVEYRASLLASRGFVTLALAYLGFEDFPAFPEFIELDYFGEAVEFLRKQQQVKATGIGVLGLSKGADLALALATFWPGIRAAISISGSGVNTFVPLRVKGLTIPPHPCNLERIQATSDSEIVDYSEIMDDPRDPATWQCRIPVEKSSAKFLFLLGQDDKNWQSELFCQEAVWRLQQSGRHVELYCYPGAGHLLEPPYLPLCHTSFHRPLGCLVLWGGKWREHAKAQEDAWQRILAFFRQHLLDSTIKSYL, translated from the exons ATGGAGGCGAGAATTCTCGTCTTGCCTTCTCCCACCGGCCTGTGTGACGATCCTGTCCAAGTCAAAATAGAGGGTCTCTCGCCGCTGCAGGAGGTCACGCTCAGAGCGTCCTTGGTGGATGAAAACGGGGAACTTTTCCAATCGTTCGCTTTCTACAGGGCTGCGAGTGATGGAGAGCTTGACCTCAGCTGCTCTGCGTCGCTGGGCGGGAGCTATTCGGGAGTCGAGCCCATGGGCTTACTGTGGTCACTGGAATCCAAGACGCCCTCCAAACGGCTGGCTAAGAGGAACGTCCTCACCCCTTTCTGTGTCACCTACGAGGTGTACGAGGGGCGCGGAGTCACCGGCCCGCTCCTAAGCAAGTGCTGCAGCGAGAGGAGGTTTCTGGCAGAGGGGGTGGAGAGGATCCCAGTGCGACAAGGCAGGCTCAAGGGCACGTTCTTTCGCCCTCCCG GTCCTGGACCATTCCCAGGACTTATTGATTTGTATGGATCTGGAGGAGGTCTTGTGGAATACAGAGCCAGCCTCCTGGCAAGCAGAGGTTTTGTTACACTGGCTCTCGCTTACCTGGGCTTTGAGGATTTCCCAGCTTTCCCAGAGTTCATTGAACTGGACTATTTTGGTGAGGCTGTTGAATTCTTGCGGAAACAACAGCAG GTGAAAGCTACAGGGATTGGAGTCTTAGGGCTTTCTAAGGGAGCAGATCTTGCCCTTGCTCTGGCTACATTTTGGCCCGGCATCAGAGCAGCTATCAGCATTTCTGGCTCTGGTGTTAATACTTTTGTCCCTCTGCGAGTTAAGGGACTCACTATTCCTCCCCATCCTTGTAACCTGGAGAGGATTCAGGCCACTAGTGATTCCGAAATTGTGGATTACTCAGAAATAATGGATGATCCCAGAGACCCAGCTACCTGGCAATGCCGCATCCCTGTGGAGAAGTCCTCAGCCAAGTTCCTCTTCCTGCTGGGACAGGATGACAAAAACTGGCAAAGTGAGCTTTTCTGTCAAGAAGCTGTTTGGCGCCTGCAGCAGAGTGGGCGTCATGTGGAGTTGTACTGCTACCCTGGAGCGGGACACCTCTTAGAGCCACCCTATCTGCCCTTGTGCCATACCTCATTCCACAGGCCACTTGGGTGTCTTGTGCTCTGGGGAGGAAAATGGAGAGAACATGCAAAAGCACAGGAGGATGCCTGGCAAAGAATACTGGCCTTTTTCAGACAACATTTGCTCGATTCTACCATCAAAAGTTATTTATAG